A DNA window from Bacteroidales bacterium contains the following coding sequences:
- the ilvC gene encoding ketol-acid reductoisomerase has protein sequence MAKLNFGGVEENVVTREEFPLSKAQKVLKDEVIAIIGYGVQGPAQALNLKDNGMQVIIGQAPEFKADWDRAVKDGFVPGESLFPIEEAAEKATVIQYLVSDAAQRAVWPRLKPCLKEGDALYFSHGFSVTYKEQTGVIPPANVDVILVAPKGSGTSVRRNFLAGTGINSSYAVFQDYTGNAVERTLALGIGIGSGYLFPTTFEDEVFSDLTGERGVLMGALAGIMEAQYQVLRENGHSPSEAFNETVEELTQSLIRLVDENGMDWMYSNCSATAQRGALDWKPKFKEATLPVFHDLYKRVKSGEETKVVLEKTSGADYKDHLEVELKELRESEMWQAGATVRSLRPNKN, from the coding sequence ATGGCAAAATTGAATTTTGGCGGCGTTGAGGAGAATGTCGTAACCCGGGAAGAATTTCCCCTTTCGAAAGCACAGAAGGTGCTCAAGGATGAAGTAATTGCAATCATCGGATACGGCGTGCAGGGCCCCGCCCAGGCACTGAACCTGAAAGACAACGGGATGCAGGTGATCATCGGTCAGGCCCCTGAGTTTAAAGCCGACTGGGACCGGGCGGTCAAAGACGGTTTTGTTCCGGGCGAATCTCTATTTCCTATCGAGGAAGCAGCAGAGAAAGCTACCGTGATCCAGTACCTGGTCTCGGATGCGGCCCAACGCGCTGTATGGCCCCGGCTGAAGCCCTGTCTGAAAGAGGGCGATGCGCTTTACTTCTCCCATGGCTTCTCTGTTACCTACAAAGAGCAGACCGGGGTGATCCCTCCCGCGAATGTGGATGTGATCCTGGTGGCTCCCAAGGGTTCCGGAACCAGTGTAAGACGTAATTTTCTGGCGGGAACCGGTATCAACTCCAGTTATGCCGTCTTCCAGGACTACACCGGGAACGCTGTGGAGCGTACCCTGGCCCTGGGAATCGGGATCGGATCGGGTTATCTCTTTCCGACCACTTTTGAAGATGAAGTGTTCAGCGATCTTACCGGTGAGCGTGGTGTGCTGATGGGTGCCCTGGCAGGAATCATGGAGGCTCAGTACCAGGTGCTCAGGGAGAATGGACATTCTCCTTCGGAGGCATTCAATGAAACCGTGGAGGAGCTGACTCAGAGTCTGATCCGCCTGGTGGATGAGAACGGCATGGACTGGATGTACAGCAATTGCAGCGCCACGGCCCAGAGGGGTGCCCTGGACTGGAAACCCAAATTCAAAGAGGCTACCCTTCCGGTGTTCCATGATCTCTATAAGAGGGTGAAGAGTGGCGAAGAGACCAAAGTAGTACTGGAAAAGACCAGTGGCGCAGATTATAAGGATCACCTGGAAGTGGAGCTGAAGGAGCTCAGGGAATCGGAGATGTGGCAGGCAGGAGCTACTGTACGGAGCCTGAGACCCAATAAAAACTAA
- a CDS encoding DUF4199 domain-containing protein, producing the protein MEENVKAPFWKPALIYGVILGFVSVFLSLVFYFIGMATENWTSWVTTLISVVLLVYLMIQYRNTYLGGYASFGQIFIMVLVSAGIISTMISAIYSYLLFTVIDPGLVDQIRIAAEEKIMSNSRIPESMYDDILEKMEQRMTVGYMVKMALIFGPIVNAFIGLIVAAFIKKEKDVVTPV; encoded by the coding sequence ATGGAAGAAAATGTTAAAGCACCTTTTTGGAAACCAGCCCTGATTTACGGGGTCATTCTTGGTTTTGTATCTGTTTTCCTTTCTCTGGTTTTCTATTTCATCGGCATGGCCACCGAAAACTGGACCAGCTGGGTCACCACGCTGATCTCCGTTGTCCTGTTGGTATACTTAATGATTCAGTACCGTAATACTTACCTGGGAGGATATGCAAGTTTTGGACAGATCTTTATCATGGTGCTGGTCTCAGCCGGTATTATCTCCACCATGATCAGTGCCATCTATTCCTACCTGCTTTTTACAGTGATTGATCCGGGCCTTGTGGATCAGATCCGGATTGCAGCAGAAGAAAAGATCATGAGCAATTCCAGAATACCGGAGAGCATGTACGACGATATTCTTGAAAAGATGGAGCAGCGCATGACGGTAGGGTATATGGTAAAAATGGCCCTGATCTTCGGCCCCATAGTGAATGCCTTTATCGGACTGATTGTTGCAGCCTTTATCAAGAAGGAAAAGGATGTAGTTACTCCGGTTTAA
- a CDS encoding glycosyltransferase family 2 protein codes for MNVSIVVPLFNEEESIPELCAWIDRVLSENGLSYELILVDDGSTDGSWELIKSLKKSNPNLRGIRFRRNYGKSAALHTGFGAAKGEVVITMDADLQDSPEEIPEMRRMILEEGYDVVSGWKKKRFDPFLRKRVPTKLFNWAARKVSGIRLHDFNCGLKAYRLNVARSVEVYGDMHRYIPVLAKGNGFTRIGEKVVQHHKRKYGVTKFGMNRFINGFLDLLTVSFLTRFGKKPMHLFGALGSLMFIVGLGMAIYLGIDKLIALIKHIPQRLIADSAFFYIGLASMIMGTLLFIGGFLGELVSRNSAERNKYEVEKEI; via the coding sequence ATGAATGTTTCCATTGTTGTTCCCCTGTTTAACGAAGAGGAGTCTATTCCAGAATTGTGCGCCTGGATCGACCGCGTTCTTAGCGAAAACGGACTCTCCTACGAACTGATCCTGGTGGATGACGGAAGCACTGATGGATCATGGGAGCTGATTAAATCACTAAAGAAAAGCAATCCAAATCTCCGGGGGATCAGGTTCCGGCGGAACTATGGGAAGTCGGCTGCTCTTCATACGGGCTTTGGTGCAGCAAAGGGCGAAGTGGTTATCACCATGGATGCGGATTTGCAGGACAGCCCGGAAGAGATTCCGGAAATGCGCCGGATGATCCTGGAGGAGGGCTATGATGTGGTGAGCGGATGGAAAAAAAAGCGTTTTGATCCCTTCCTGAGAAAGCGGGTCCCCACCAAACTGTTCAATTGGGCAGCCCGGAAGGTAAGCGGGATCAGGCTTCACGACTTTAACTGCGGATTGAAGGCTTACCGGCTCAATGTAGCCAGGAGTGTGGAAGTTTACGGCGATATGCACCGCTATATTCCGGTTCTGGCCAAGGGCAATGGTTTTACGCGTATCGGGGAGAAGGTGGTCCAGCACCATAAGCGGAAATACGGAGTCACTAAATTCGGGATGAACCGTTTTATCAATGGCTTCCTGGATCTGCTGACGGTCTCCTTCCTGACACGCTTCGGGAAAAAGCCCATGCATCTTTTCGGAGCCCTGGGCTCACTGATGTTCATAGTGGGACTGGGGATGGCTATATACCTGGGCATTGATAAGCTGATTGCCCTGATTAAGCATATTCCCCAGCGTCTGATTGCTGATAGTGCCTTCTTTTATATTGGACTGGCCAGTATGATCATGGGTACCCTGCTGTTTATTGGTGGTTTCCTGGGAGAACTGGTATCCCGGAACTCGGCAGAGCGTAATAAATACGAGGTGGAGAAGGAGATCTAA
- a CDS encoding glycosyltransferase, which produces MRISFIIPVFNRPGETAELLGSLSRQSDQDFEVIIVEDGSIQSSESVIADFRERMDISYFYKDNSGPGPSRNFGCEKATGEYLIFLDSDCILPEGYLKIVKETLENNYSDAFGGPDRAHSDFTRLQKAIDFSMTSILTTGGIRGGNERMEKFHPRSFNMGFSRKVFEASGGFSVMRFGEDVDLSIRILEKGFSTQLIREAFVYHKRRTSLRQFFKQVHNSGIARINLQKRHPGTLKLVHAAPALFTLALLFLLLLSVLISWFLVVPVLCHILLLFVAATVRTRSIFTGMLAVATSYIQLLGYGTGFLTAFWRRIILGRDEYTAFSQSFYK; this is translated from the coding sequence GTGAGGATATCTTTCATTATTCCGGTATTTAACAGGCCCGGGGAGACGGCAGAGCTTCTCGGGAGCCTTTCCCGTCAAAGCGACCAGGATTTCGAAGTGATCATTGTGGAGGACGGCTCCATCCAGAGCAGCGAGTCCGTAATTGCTGACTTCCGTGAACGGATGGATATCAGCTACTTCTACAAGGATAATTCGGGTCCGGGTCCAAGCCGTAACTTTGGTTGTGAAAAAGCAACAGGGGAGTATTTGATTTTCCTGGATTCAGATTGTATCCTGCCTGAGGGCTACCTGAAAATTGTAAAGGAGACTCTGGAAAATAATTATTCGGATGCTTTTGGCGGGCCCGACCGGGCACATTCAGATTTTACCAGGCTGCAGAAAGCGATTGACTTCTCCATGACTTCCATCCTGACAACCGGAGGGATCCGGGGAGGGAACGAAAGAATGGAAAAGTTTCATCCGCGCAGTTTTAATATGGGCTTCTCCAGGAAGGTATTCGAGGCAAGCGGAGGATTCTCTGTCATGCGATTCGGAGAGGACGTGGACCTCAGCATCCGGATCCTGGAGAAGGGCTTCAGCACCCAGCTGATCAGGGAGGCCTTTGTATACCATAAACGAAGGACCAGCCTGAGGCAGTTTTTTAAACAGGTCCATAACTCCGGAATTGCCAGGATCAACCTGCAGAAAAGACACCCGGGTACCCTGAAGCTGGTTCATGCCGCTCCTGCTCTTTTTACCCTGGCCCTGCTGTTCTTGCTGCTTCTGTCCGTCCTGATTTCCTGGTTCCTGGTGGTGCCTGTTCTGTGCCATATACTCCTGCTTTTTGTGGCTGCAACGGTAAGGACCCGGAGCATTTTTACCGGAATGTTGGCTGTGGCAACCAGTTATATACAACTTCTTGGCTACGGAACCGGGTTTCTGACGGCATTCTGGAGGCGAATCATTTTGGGAAGGGACGAA